acgcctctctttctcaatgattctaactccacgtttatagcttgtttccatttgatccaatctgatcttagcatgcattcttgtatggacgtgggttctagatcctcatctttatccatgatctcaagtgctaccttgtatgcaaataaatcatcaacgttgatatcttttctgttccattgttttccagacatcacatggtctatagagatctcttgattgtccGGCTCTGGTGCCCCGTGAAGTccagcgtcccggacctcacttTGAGGAGCGAccggatcatcgggtgtggCCGGTACACTCGGCTCAACCGTCATGGTCGGCTCGACCGGTCCAtctatgtcctggacggtttccttgatgctctcggatccagcacctttcttggatttccgaggctgtttgtctttggaaccaattggtctgccACGTTTTAGacgttgcttagactctgtagccacttgacattgtccTTCTTGGACGTCTAATCTTACAGGTGCATTACAGGCCGGGATATGTGATATTgtcactctatttgggtcagcaaatgtatctggcagtctattagctagctcttgaagatgtattatcttttggacttctaaatcacaatctttagtccgaggatcttgccaagatgtcgatggtctaaaccattctaaTTCTGTTGTtatcaaccggctgttatctccccctaaggacggatatgtggactcatcaaactgggagtcttcgtatctggccttaaacaaatcaccggttgttggctcaagatactttataatacttCGGGattcatatcctacgtatattcccatcctcctctgcggtcccatcttagttctctgtggtggagcaattggaacgtagacggcacatccaaatgttttgatgtgggacacgtctggctcatgatccgtaagtaattgggatggtgaatatctatgctcactagatggcctgatgcgaatcagttccgtTGCATGTAAAACTGCATGTCCCCTTGCTGATACCGGAAGTTTAGACTTCATAAGCAATGgacgggctatcagctggatacgtttaatgaaagattcggccaagccgttctgtgtatggacatgtgccacggagtgttctacttttacccccatggacatacagtattcattaaacgcctgggacgtgaactcaccagcattgtctagacgtatagtcttaagtGGAAAGTCTGGAAAAtgtgctctcagccttatcatctgagcaagcagccgtgcaaaggctaggtTCCGAGTGGACAACAGAcatacatgcgaccatctggtcgatgcatcaatgaggaccatgaagtatctaaacgtcccacacggtgggtgtattggtccacatatgtccCCTTGgatcctttccagaaagtttaaggtttctttattaaccttggctggtgatggcctagttatgagtttcccttgtgcacatgctacACATGTGAGATTTCGTGGGATTACTCCTTTAAACGTGTGCCCTAATGAATTCATCATCAGTTTTCGCATCATTCCTattccgggatggccaagccggttatgccataaagtgaatagctcgGAGGCATTTGCCTCGACCATACTGATCCGTGCATAGTAAAGACCAGTAGACATTGCGGGCATGGTCTCTAGGATCTTtttattgcctttggtgatcaaagttatgttaaggaattctttgtttccttcttcccatgtttcaaggtggAAACCGTTCAACCTTATgtccttgaaactcaataagcttcttctagagcttggggaatacaaggcggttttgatctctaggtgagtgcccttgggcatcatcacataggcctggccgtgaccttcaatcaggctggCCTCACCCGCAATGGTTTGTACCTTTGCACTTTGTAATGTGAGATTCATGAAAtaccttttgtctctaaggatcgtatgacttgtgccactatccaccacaagtatactcatctcatcattcatttcTATAAGTAAAATTTACTAGACTTTAGAGACTTTGtaaaacttttattataaatgtcatttcataaaataaaaaaaacaccaaatcaaagacataaagcaataagacaatgtgattcgaaaacTAGTCCTTTAGACAGTCAGATGTCTCAAAATCCATTTGGTCATCTTTGTTGTCCCTGTCGGattcatcatcagcatcatacCCATATCCTTTGTCGTCATGACCGTtctcttggatcatgtttgcctccgggttcttgttcttgatactctcttgatagagttcGCACAAGTGCTTTGGAGTTCTgcagttcttggcccaatgatTGTCCATCCCGCATCTGTGACATAAAGACTTGGACGTGTGagatggtttggatatgccacctcgtCCACGGCCATAACTCCCTCGGCCCCGaccgtaattggaaccacgaccacggttattgtggtttcctctTCGGCCGGTTGAGTAGTTATCTCGACCGTTATGGTTGTCACGCCTACGCCCCCTGTACCCACCACGGCCATGACCGTATGGTTTCCTGTTGTCTTGGGCTTAGTAGGTttctttgggatctttcttttcaacATCATGGGCTTCGGGTAATGGTGCTGTCCCGGCCGGTCTAGCTCCACTGTTCTTCATGAGaagctcattgtttgcctcggccaagaGTAGACAGGAGATCAGCTCAGTGTATGTGGCAAAACCTTTTGTTCTATATTGCTGCTGCAACACAGAATTCGACTGATTGAAAGTCGTAGaggtcttttcaagcatcatCACATCAGACACTTCTTCACCACACAGTTTTAATATTGAGACGATTTTGAACAAGGCCGAGTTGtactcgtccacggacttaAAGTCCATGAATCTGAGATGCATCCAATCGTGCcttgcctttggaagcaacaccatctTTTGGTGATCGTATCTGTGCCTTAAAGCATTCCAAAGATCCAATGGATTCTCAATCGTCATGTACTGATCCTtaagaccttcaatgagatgatggcgcataTAACATATGGCCCTGTATctattcttttcattctcattgctgtcctcgatgatagtatcaccgagtcccttggattttagactaatccttgtgtctagcgcccactgcaagtaattgtctccggagagattaagggctgcatagtctctgtttgctattttcgacatctgatccACATTATCATACAAGATTTCAGATTCATAATGGGATCACGTGGCCGCAGGATAtaagcaagctcggccacaacacgTCTTATGCATTTATGGTTTTCAGACAATactaatcgaccatggtgctatcaatCAAGAGCCACACGGCCCTGTCAGTTTTCTAATGCAAAACAACCTAAGTTCATGTGATTCTATATGCTGGCCGATCTTGTTCTAAACAATTGTGAATGCAATATCATGTTCGGATTTATGCAGAAACGATTTAAAACATTCTTATGATCcctagggtttcaatctttaaagTTCTATCAACTTatgtttaaggtttcaaggccttaagtatttGTATGTTCAGACAGATTGATTCAAGCAATCTAAACAATCCTAAACCTCAAATCAAATCGGAAATCAAAACAAGCAAGATTAATTATGAAATCGGACACTAGgttcttttagggtttagggtgttcgattccttgattagggtttgtcaatttcagattcaatcaatcaacatATAACCAGGTTCTAATTGGAATCAATTCATGTTTCTAGTTCTAAGGCTTGTCGATTTTAATCTCATggtttcttttagggtttcatcaagacattgtttccataatgatggaattagggttcttactGTTCTAGGTTCTCAGATTGTGTTTATACCTTAGTTTTGTAGGGGAttatgaaccggaccaccaGAGAATGGGAGAGACTTCGAGCTGAGATGATCGGACGTctgctgcctcctatcgggtctCGGATGGAGTCGATCGCGGGCTGGAGGCGTCTCGGCTGCGAGTTGATCGGGGATCGGATCGTCTTGGGTCAGTCGCGGGGTTCGGGTTCGATCGCGAGCTGATTTGTGGTTCTTCTCGGTCTGGAACGTGATCTGAGAAGCTGAGATGGGTCTCCTGGGTTCTTGATGAACAAGGGACAAGGTTAAGGTTtaggttttggttttggatcgCCGGCTTAGATTTTTAGGTTTCTAGGATTCGATTTTGGTCTC
This region of Brassica napus cultivar Da-Ae chromosome C5, Da-Ae, whole genome shotgun sequence genomic DNA includes:
- the LOC125587321 gene encoding uncharacterized protein LOC125587321, with product MRHHLIEGLKDQYMTIENPLDLWNALRHRYDHQKMVLLPKARHDWMHLRFMDFKSVDEYNSALFKIVSILKLCGEEVSDVMMLEKTSTTFNQSNSVLQQQYRTKGFATYTELISCLLLAEANNELLMKNSGARPAGTAPLPEAHDVEKKDPKETY